From the Populus nigra chromosome 13, ddPopNigr1.1, whole genome shotgun sequence genome, the window CTTTGAGAAACGGACTAAACAGTTATACCATGCAGTGTACGACTGCGATATTTCTTGGGTCAGATGATAGCCATGAACCCACACTCTCACAAAAGAGCTTCATCATTTCAAGAGGTGGGACATGGTTGTCGTCGAAAGGATATGTCTCAACACGGCCATGAAAATGTAATGGATCATAAGCTTCCTCAATACACAAATTATAAATCTGCGAAATACCAACAAAAGGTAAGAGATAATTGATTGATAAAAGAATAAGTGTGGGGCAAAATCAGAAGGTAAAACACTATGCATTTAATGGATTGCCAAGAAACAGTTCTGCACATTCCTTTCGTGAATCAACATTCCGTACATGGCATTAAAAACGAGTGGAAACTCATCCAAtcctaaagaagaagaagattatgtattgattttattcaagTAATGGTCACCAAAACATCACAGTGTGTGGCCACCCTATGAGGGAATATCTCGAGAAATAAGCAAGAGAGTTCTGTCAAAgtcattttcttttgctttccgttcaaacaataaaatataaaataagcaCCTTGTAATGCTCCCCATGCCGCATGTCCAGTACAGATTTCACCTGCCAGAGAGGATTACGATACATTGCTCGCACACGCTCTGCAGGGAATGACATTGCCAATATACGACCTGTGATATAAGACATGTCAAGATCATAACCAGCAACAAGCATTCGCCTTCGATGCTTGGATACCCAGTTACGAATATAAATACTCTTGGTGATACAATTAATCAATGAGAGTTGAGCATGAGACAAATCTGTGTTCAAAGCCTTTCCTGGCCCCTGCTTCGCAAACTTCAACCCCATCTAGCTGATACAATGGGCTCCTTTGAGATGCCAAGGAACCTGCTTAAAATGACAGAAGATTTCATATGAGCTACAACCAACATGCACGTATTTTGATCTACTTAGAAGAACCAGACTGTGCAACGCTGAAAATGGAATCATGGTGAGACATTCGGTGGCTGACAAGGCACTAAAAGTGCAGCTTCTTTTCATCGATGTAACTATCACTcttctaaattaattaatataattacacCAACCCCAGTTGATTAATTAAAGCTCTACTTCAATTTATCAGGCCTAAACATTACATACCTGAGTTGAACATGGAGCTACTAATTCTATATCAAATGCTATCTAGGGAGGGTCTAACAACCCTAGAAAAAGCTAGCGAAGGGCACGCAGGAAAGGTGTTCAGGGAGGCCAgcagaagaagatgatgatgatgataatgtccatgttatttttttgttgttgctattAAAGTGAAACGAGAAATCCTGTAGAACTTGGATATTGAGTTCCTAAATTTGGCGGAAGCTTTTCTGGTCTGTCATCTCTCAGCCCTTTATTTGGAGACAAATAAGCCGTGACCTTAGGGCTACTTCTAAAACTCTATCTATCCATGACTTCTCTCCCCCCCTATCTCTCATAATCTAGCAAAAAATAGTTATAGTAAGAATGGCAGGACTCCTGAACTGAAAATTCGTACAGTACTTTTTGTCCCCTTCTGGAAGAACTCGAAGACAACGTAATTTTGGTCAAGACCCTGTTAACCAgtgtttttctttcaagttgTTGACCATCCAGAAGCAAACAtcctaaaattataaatattgtaaGATTTTGGATCGAACAATCACTTGGCTTTCTGCTTCGCATCACCGATGGTAAGAGAAATTTATGTAGTTGATTCGTGTAAAGCCCGGGCGATTCGGCTCAAAGGCTTTGCGATGGGTTAGATTGATTAACCCGAAATAAATAGTAAATTCaaccatgaatttattttttaaaaatagttaaactacattcttttaataaaaaaattcagttttattttaaattactcacggtttttttttttgtccaagaGGATGACTCGAGTTTCTTCTCTACTTGAATTTTCCCAATAAAAGATTTGGAAAGTTAATAAGGAGCTTTGAAAACTCCGTAAGAAATCATAACATTTGAAGCAACAACTACAATGttagaatttattttcaattctagAATAATGCATGTAAGAGAGAAAAGTGATTTTTTCTAGGAATTCTTTTAAGCATTCTATgttcattaaattaatgataCTAGGTACTTGAATCCGTTTCGTtgtagattaaatatttttttaaaataaaaaattatatatatatataggtttttcCAATacgtttttatatttaaatttttttaagttaaaattaaaaaacttatgcatacatgtaattaaataaatcaagaattatatgtgttaataaatgaaaaaaaacataaacaataattaaaaaaaattaaaaaaattaaaaaacagatatagatcaaaatatttaatcttccAAGACGAGATATTTACCCGGTTgtgtttactaaatttatttattaaaataataattttatgatcaatcaaatgataatagaaataaagaGACAAATTAacatgattgaataaaataaaagggaaaaaatactATTCAAGattgcacatattagaaatataatatgaaaatatttttttattttcaaaaataaagttcatttatataaaagataaaaaaaaaattatagatgaatcataaaaattctttaaaatttaaatgtataaccaaaaaaataattgtcatttaaaatattctctgtaaacaaaatgaaagagagaaggagtattaatctaaatataaataaaaaaaattagagaaaaaaaccatataaaaaacttaatttttaaaaataattagaaaaaatattttagaaaaaaagcaaagacTAGACGATGTTGGGCCTGTACCATTTTGTTAGGGCTTGCGTGTCtgggttattatttttttgttgcaacTAGGGTAGATGACATGTTGTATaagccttaattttttttgaaaagaaaaatcagacgATGTATCGTCTGATTTGCCTAGATTCCAGCCACCATGGTGACGAAAAAATCAGGGTTTAAGTTGTTTTGACCCAAAACCAGTTTTTCAACCTATTATGATccaaaaaatttacaaaacacCTTTGAAACCGTTATAAACCCATTTATAGCCTTAAAAGCCAGAAAATCATCCCAAAAACCAAAATCCACTCGATACGAAAAATCAAACCAAGctcagatcttttttttttccatgaactTTAAAAGTAAGAAAAACATCTAATATGAACTCTACTTATCAAATGAAACTATTTCACATAAACATTGACTTTTTTATGGCATAAATCAGTGTTGATGTCATTTTTCGCTCTCAACTGCCAGAATGCGGTgacctctctctcttctctcttaacTAGGGActacaaaattaacaaaaattgaatttaaaaaaaattaaggcaccaaaatcatataatttgtgttattttgaaAGTTAGAGGATCAAAGTGTATCTTTCTCAAAACTTCTAGAACACCACCCATGTTTGATGCCTTTTTCATTTCGGTCCCTATTCTTCCAATCCCACATTGACTAAGAAATCAGAAGTAActgaacttaaaaaatcaaattgcctaaaataaaattttgaagactaaaatgaattttcaaaaaataatcaaggtCATCCACAATGAATTGTGTGTGCGTGTGAACAGTGTTGGCATCTACAATGAATATCCCatgcattttaatatttagtataATGGTTATCTTTGCATctctaaaattattctaaaactaCAAGGTGTTGGTattgtataaaatatattataaaaagaaaatatttacaagtaaattattttcttataaaatattttatattattttttcatattgttttgataaataatcatgtaaaaaatGCAAATAAAGTAGAATAACAATGATGTTTTATAGTGATGATATGCTGGTAGTGATAACTATGTAGTTTTATAGTAATGGGGTTAGGGCAAGGGTAGAGGTGAAGGTGATGAAATTAGAGtgacaatgataacaacaacgaTGGAGTGATGGTGGTGGAAGGTTGTGGTGGATAGTGGAGCAATGAGGTTGTGGTGGATGTTATGGAGGtgaggtggtggtgatggtggtggagTAGAAGCAATAATGGTAAGGGTGGTGGTCATGATGGATTAGCAATAGTGGTAAAAGTAAGGGTAGTGGTGGAGGGATGAAGAGATGGTGGCGGCGATGACGATATCGATAATAATGATTGAAGTTGTTATatgatattataaattaataatttataagatattttatataatgtaaattgaaaatatttttgatcaagattgattataaaattttactttGACATGTTTTCCACTAAAGTATTTTATGGAAAACAAATGTATGAGAATTAtaacatttttatataaaataatttatgtaaaaCACCCTCTACTTATAAATACAAGTTGTATAAGTCCAAAAGCTCTCTCAAGTTCATTTAATTTCCATTATCATAACACATTTTACAAGTGATACTTCCTCACTGTtcgatgaaattgtaaaataaaaaaaaattaaaaaaagaaatttcataaaaaaattgacatgcaTTATTTTTCAGTAAAAGTATCGACATAATTATTTTGTCGACAAATATAAATAAGTTATAACCAATAGTTctctcccttttatttttcttcttcttcctcgtgtaaaaataaataaatctagcaACCTTCTATTTTCTCACAAATCCAACCACACCAACCCGTCAGCATTGATCTATATCTATCAATAAtgttaatatttattgttggattttgttgttatttttagattttttaaaaatgattaataaaaaaaagataagaaaatcaAGTTATAATAGTGATTAAACCTCAATTAATTGTGATAAATCTTCATGTAACTACTTAaaaccttcattttctttgtatAAGGCTCCATCAAATTGTTTATAGACCGAAAGAAACAATTCGATGTAGTCAGATTGAaagaaagtattttatatgatattcattatatttaaataatacatCTTTTTTAAGCGACCTTCCATAAACAGGGTGTGCTAACTTGTagaattatttaaattcattagcttttttttttattattattattaaaatcacaCTTAATCTTTGTTTAAAAGTATTCCACTGTATGGACATGGTCGAGAGATATTTGTGTTGGCCCAATTAGATCCATGggcctttttatatatatatatatatatataaaagtagaaACATGATGTCATTTATAACGTAAGACCCAGTAATGTTCCCAGTGTAACTTTGACCTGCGACCTTCCATTTAGTTTACACGTGCTCACCAGGTCAGCCAAGGGGcaaagatataaattaaaatgtttaactGTTTATATAAACAGTTAAACCAACCAACATCAACACCGTGTAGGTGTTTTCCGGTGAAGGATTTTCCGCCTACAGAAACAAGACTTTATTGAAACAATGACTGAAGAGCTGCTAGCAATGGTTTATTCAAGGTGGTCGTGTGGCCTGATTGACATGAACATTGCAGCATACTGCAGGAGCCGGCGGTCAGTACCTCCACTTTCTGTTACAGGAATCACCGGTCCCCTAGTCCTCATTCTGTAACGTCGCCAAGCGAATTGTATATTGACTGCTGCCCATGTTCTCCAGTTTGATGAGTAATATCTTGCAGTTCTCTTAAGTCTTTCATTGGCAAATTTGTAGCGGAAGTGATCTGTGATGTACCGAAGATGGTTTGCATCAAGACCAAATGCTTCTGTCGATTCAATACAAGCAAATGTCGCTGATGAGGCTGGAAGTCGGTCTATGAATGGACGGCGAAGACACCAGGATAGCAGCTCGTCACCCAGGAAGCCTCCTGGCTCAAGCACACTAGTTGCCATCATGCCTTTGCTAAGAGTCTGGCTACTCCTTATACGCCCACGAACAATGAACACCATCCTTTGCACTGGGTCTCCTTCTCTGATTATCTGTATCATGGAATGGCAAAAAAATGAAGTGATTTTCGGTAGTGTTTGACAGGTTagtaaaatgatataaatatagTTCAAGTTTTACCTTCTCATCTTTAGAAAAAACAAGGGGCTTAACCCGATCACAGATGTTGTCAAGAATAAGATCATCCAGGTTGTGGAACAACGGTacctggaaaaaataaaaaaaattgcagtcACAGTAGAACTCTAAGCTCTACAACAGTGCTGCTGTTTTCTGGAGAAGATCGCTCTAGGAAGAATAACTTCTAAGATGTTAAAGGTGCCTTCTTTGACTTGCAATTGTGCATATAACCTCTCAAAAATGTTATCTTTTTCTTCTGAAATATCCTTTATCTGACAGCTAAACAACCTTGCAAAATCAGCAATATGTTTTTTGCTTGAACAGCATATAAAGTAAAGCTAATTCTAGGTCGCTAGTCTCCCAATAAATAAAGAGAACGCAGTTATCATTTCTAAGCGGTCATTTCTGTCACCTTCTTGATAAGATCTAGGCAAAGATAGCGCTTGATATCTCTCCGGAGTCCTTCAGGTAAGTCTTTGATTAGTTCTATCTCATCTTCACCTCCCATGGTTGCCCATCTCTGCCGTTCATAATGGCGAACTCTCTGTCTCAAACGAGAAGGCAACTGTCTCCTCCTCATCCACCATTCCATATCTCTGCATCTCAGctgcatttttctcttctttgccATGACCGCGTGCAAGAACACCTTTGTTGAAATCATAATTTCCCATCATTGAACAGGTTATTAATGATCAATAGGTTTGGCATCCACAAAATTAGGAGTGTTTGAATCAGCTCACCTGGATGTTCCCAATCAGTAGAGTGAAGAGCATTAAACCACTGAGAACAATACATATACTGAAGATTACTTCTAGCCAGTGACTTGTTGGTTCAAGATCATTGCCAAAGGTGCTGCACACATAGGCACAATATATTAGGATCTCCAAGACTATCGACTACCAAGCAAGTTCAGGACTCATGAGTCATTACCTAATCTGCTATTAAACTAAAGACTGACAGGAAATATCAagaatctttctttttcttattttttagatgtCAACATAGCAAAACAGCAGAGGACTCTAAAAGGGGGGCGCTCAAATATGATCCTGAAGGCTAACAAGTCCATCAGACAACATACAAAATGGATCCAAGAGATGACGCGGAGTATCAAAATTGGTGAAACTAATTGTTTTATCATTTACCTGAGGGTCATTAAACCCCAGAAAATGGGATAAAGAATTTTCACAGACAAAGAATTGCTAGAAATGACTGGAAGAGCCCACTTGTAAATCCCATAATTGAATGCTCCATTAACATCCAGGCACATAGGCTTTCTAACAGTATGTGTTGTGTTACCAGCGCATGGATTTCCAATTGTGCCTGCTCGTAACAGGAACTGATAGCAAACCTCCTCCGAGCAAGCCAAAGAGAGATCACAATTAGGCCTACTCTCACAACTCTGCCTGAGGCATGAAGCAACGCGTTGTATTGCGAGGACATACCAACATCCACCTGCAACCTGCAAAAGTAAGGAAAAGGGGCATtaaacataaagcttattgcaCTCCCAACATTGATGGTACAAGAAGCTTAGCATGAGCACATAAATACTAGTAACTTACATGAGAGGCAATGAAGTAGGCAATGAGATTAAGGCCGAAGCCCCACCAAATGGTGCCAAAGATATAACCTGTGACCTTTTGcattcttttcatcaagcatatGCAGTGGTACACCTTAGGGAGGAATTGGAACAAGAAGATCAACAAAAGTATTGTCATTATGAGCTTAATCTGCTCTTCTCTGATTAATTTGGGTACAAGTAACCAAAATACAGCCTGCAAAACAAAGAGGATGAGCTAAGCATCAAGCTCCAACGGGTGGCGGAATTAGTAAACACTATATGGTGGTAAGATAGTAGAACTGGAAACCATAGTATAAAGAAAAGATTATTTGAGAAATTAAGCAATCATCATTTACTAATGAACTTCAAGATAATCAAGAAAAACAGCACTTGCATGACCTCTGCTGGTTTTCCATGAACAAGATCAAACAGTACTGGGACAAAGGCTCAACCGTCAAATCAATATCTTTTAtcataataaagataaaatgtaaGCTACCTTCCTAGTTCCATTAATCTAAAGCTCATCATTAGAGCATAGTACGAAAACATTAAGCTGAAAAATGAACACTTGGCTACATCCATGGTGGGGTCGTCTCCCCCACTAAACAAATACCCAGTGCtatcaaattttcaaatcatgatCATTCAGGAACTATAGATACCATAATTGAATAGAAAACGAATATACTCAAAATAATGGCTTTAAAACCTGTTTTtctggttaaaaattattttttttttaatattttaagattgttaatatataaaaaaaaacagtaatttaatatattttcaaataaaaaaatattttaaaaaacaatttttacacCCGAGTAAACCCCCAGCAAGCAAGCATCCATACCGATCCTTAGACACCAAAAAGatgtaagaaaataatagtaacataatatttttttttaaaaaaaaacacacacgtGTTAATCATGTACAAGCTACCCTATCTATATCTTCAGGCAGCACCCTCCAAGTCATAATTCAGTAAAAATCCATCCATCTGGCATTATTTTCAGAAACCAGAAGCCTGGGAAAGTCAATTAAAGCCAAAAAGAAATTTCGAACCTGAGGAACGGgaagaatgacaaaagcatcAAACCAAAAGCCCTTGAGAGACCTCACGTAATGAGATGCAATGGCACGTGCGTCCCACACCAGATTCCCGCACCCCACAACAAGAGATTCTCTTGACACATAAGCCAACCTGAACTGTAACCACAGATGGCACAAGTGTATAGCATCCACACTCGTGCGAAGGACGGTCACGATTGCGGCCAACCCACCGTCCATGTACAAGCAAGGGGCCCCGTTTCTCCCTATCGACAAAGCGTAGAAAAACAAGGGATCGACTGCCAAAGCCATGCCACGTGCTAGCAGGAAAGCCCGGTTCCATTTCTGTACGCGCTTGCTACGTGGATCGAGAACGGTTCCTAATGGACCGGCCGGCCGGCGAGATTGGGCTCGGTTAGCTGGGCTCTTTCTGGAACCGAGCCGGTTTTTGATGGGGACTAATGATGAGCCCGCGGAGGCCTCCCATTCAGGCTGGTGGGCCTGGTCACAGCTTGTGGAGTGGAAGACAGGGACTCCTACTTGTGTGCAAGCGTAGCATTCTATGGAGTTAGAGATTGGGTTGCTGTCGTCAATGTTGTTGGTACTGTTAAGGTTGCTGTTGTCACTGTTGTCACCAGTTTCGCTTTGGCTGTTCTTGTGACACAGTAATCCAATCCACCTGCGGAACcatacatatgaaaaaaaatgttaattatgcTGCCAttcaaaaagagaaaagaaaaaaaagtatgcgTGCATGCATGCGTTTGAGTGCAGGAGGAAGGAGCAagatatacacacacacaccttgGAAGGGAGAAGTGGGAGTTGGGCTGGGAAGGCATGATCGGAAGATTGGAACCATGGGAAGACAGAGGTAAATGGTAAAGAATCAAAAAAGTAAAAGAGGAGAAAGGAATatttatagagagagagagagagaggcttaGTTGTTGTTACTAGTAGAGCTGGTGATATGAGAGGGGAGGTGTGGGGTTTTGGGTGGATTTGGAGGGATTATAATAGATGGAGTCTGTCACGTAGCACATGAAGAGGCAAAGAGGAGGATGGATTGATCAAGAGCCACACCACTCTCTTACGGAAATAACGTGTGGTAGTCGGCTTGGTTGTGTCCATGAGCCAAGGGTCCACCAGGGGTCAAGACACCAGAAGACATTAGGTGATACGTACGTAGCCACTAGCTCCCATGTTACCACCAGATTGGACCACACCCCAGCTAGCTGCTGGCTCCTGCATTCAAACACAGACAAATAACGTTGGAAGGTTTTAGTCCTGTCATCGCATCGATCTCTTCAGATATGCCCCAGCTGCCCACTTGCATGAAATTCCATTCTAAgttattttgtatctttaaggagcataattacttgtttttttttttaaattattattattattaataaaagagaCGACTTTGTATCATTATTGGACAGGTTAGATAGGAAACAGAGACTAGTAATGAAGATATTGCTGGATAGATATAGTTATGTTTGTAcgcttttattttagtttgattttcccaaagtcttaacaacaacaatagaatcaggggtttaattatgTTGGAAGCGGAAATTGTTCATTCCggttatgatttattttgaagcCCGATTTGGGTAAATATCCATGCTCCAATCCATTGCTATTGCGTCATATATATCACTGCCAGAAATTCACTAAatagcaacggatttaccgacagaatatgtttgtcggtaatttgaggtcgaaattaccgacggaaacttTTCCGTTCGTAATCCAGTCGGTAACtacagatgaaatatttttcgtccgtaattcagtcggtaactgcCGATGGAAACtttccgtcggtagttaccAACTGAATTACAGACgaaaaagtttataaattaaaaaaaaacaggtcactgatgtggaggttttggcgggttatTTTTTCTGACGGAATCATCGACGGATTCAAAAAGACAGCCCGTATAGTGACGTGACTGGTTCGCCGTTTAAATTGCTGATGGAATCACtgagggatttgaaatggcagatccgtacggtgacgtgtcGATTTTTTCGTCAGAATCATCGATGTACTCATCGACGGAGTTTCTgtcggtgaaaccgtcggaaaaagttaatatatgtcaactctgccgaccctctcctcccctatttctccttcttcttcctaatctcaactctccccatctgcaaacaaccagcccccctcccccccaaacaaaaatctccctcatatcagcacaacaagctatatttcttgaagttttgtggtccagcatccgtgttctgatttaccgatggattttatcaatttttgtaagtaattctatctttttaaattttaacatttaattaaatgttaattttattgtttttttagtatatgtattttgttggtagatgtacatgttttattgttatttctaaaacaaacttgtagtatatgaatgtataattctatacctgttatggtttgttttagattttgtaagattgtatttgtttgtaaattgttaaaactttatggaactaccaaagtacatgtgctgttttgaaataattaatagcttacttaatgggtccgtttaaagttttatcaatggtattgcggagtggtaatttctgtaaatttacgGAGTGGTATACACTTATAGAATTTGCttctggaaaaaaataaattcaaagaagATTAGGAATTGctttagtttaattttacaattaaattaaatattactaatGGACTTGTATTTtagtgatattttgtttttgcaatttgttaaaataaaaataaacatgagaacaataattattcatatttaaatagagcaaggaaaaataaaatcaattatgaatagaaaaaacttgaaaagtcGTAATTGATTAAAGACATCAGAGAGCAATTGACTAGACACGGAATCACAATCCATCAAGGAAAAATGATCAACTGCAGAAGTTTTAATTGGAATGGGGGAGACCTTAAGGGGATAAAACTAATAAGAGTTGTACATTAGCCTATAACTCTTGTcggaatcaattaaaaagaaacttgatttgtatTAGTCACTATtaaatttaacagttttacttacaaaaatttcTGTTGGTATTTAGACTCACAGTCTATCGGTACATATATTATCAATAGGCTCACAGACAGAAACAATCATTCATAAAAATTCTTGCCGGTAATTTATGATCTATCGGTGAGTCCATTAGTAATAAATGTATCGATGGATTTACAGACGAACAAAgtgcgccaaaaaaaaaattacccactTTATTCTATTGGTATCTCCATCGGTAAATTTAACATATCACCGAAAGAAAAACCATATGTAATgccattaatgtttttatttgtccGTCAATATATCCATCGTTAATATAACATATCATCGATAGAATACCTTTGTAATTCCATTAGTGAGTTAACAGTAGCAGTGATATTTGTAGtgattcttttccatttttttctagaatataCCAACAGAGTTGTTCCATCGGTAACCTTGttagtaatattttaatttttcttaaaacataTATTGAATAGatgtagaaaataattaaaatcaaataaaaatcaaatatttattataaatttaaacgtTTGTAtgttcaaata encodes:
- the LOC133671362 gene encoding cyclic nucleotide-gated ion channel 2, producing MPSQPNSHFSLPRWIGLLCHKNSQSETGDNSDNSNLNSTNNIDDSNPISNSIECYACTQVGVPVFHSTSCDQAHQPEWEASAGSSLVPIKNRLGSRKSPANRAQSRRPAGPLGTVLDPRSKRVQKWNRAFLLARGMALAVDPLFFYALSIGRNGAPCLYMDGGLAAIVTVLRTSVDAIHLCHLWLQFRLAYVSRESLVVGCGNLVWDARAIASHYVRSLKGFWFDAFVILPVPQAVFWLLVPKLIREEQIKLIMTILLLIFLFQFLPKVYHCICLMKRMQKVTGYIFGTIWWGFGLNLIAYFIASHVAGGCWYVLAIQRVASCLRQSCESRPNCDLSLACSEEVCYQFLLRAGTIGNPCAGNTTHTVRKPMCLDVNGAFNYGIYKWALPVISSNSLSVKILYPIFWGLMTLSTFGNDLEPTSHWLEVIFSICIVLSGLMLFTLLIGNIQVFLHAVMAKKRKMQLRCRDMEWWMRRRQLPSRLRQRVRHYERQRWATMGGEDEIELIKDLPEGLRRDIKRYLCLDLIKKVPLFHNLDDLILDNICDRVKPLVFSKDEKIIREGDPVQRMVFIVRGRIRSSQTLSKGMMATSVLEPGGFLGDELLSWCLRRPFIDRLPASSATFACIESTEAFGLDANHLRYITDHFRYKFANERLKRTARYYSSNWRTWAAVNIQFAWRRYRMRTRGPVIPVTESGGTDRRLLQYAAMFMSIRPHDHLE